A portion of the Lolium rigidum isolate FL_2022 chromosome 1, APGP_CSIRO_Lrig_0.1, whole genome shotgun sequence genome contains these proteins:
- the LOC124676295 gene encoding protein HOMOLOG OF MAMMALIAN LYST-INTERACTING PROTEIN 5-like: MGTGAEPAKGLLPYLQRADELQKHEPLVAYYCRLYAMEKGLVIPPKDRTKMTNSILVSLINQLEKDKKSLTLGPDDHLHLEGFASSVFAKADKQDRAGRADINTAKTFYAASIFFEILSQFGEVQPDLEQKQKYAIWKAAEIRKALKEGRKPEAGPPGGDKDEAPDNTTTYAQDIGRSQSFGSSQNGNGAPSQSVDKDFSRRDSFSPLQPGNVPSRQGTEKFNDHVSPQAHFSPPPPPPPASEFSSPQSQFSPPPPSSYSSPSYQGADYPPPDTHTPHPNYSSASYPTTDYPANEVHKPPSNYSPPPYTRTDHPSDDNYNPQSNDKPDISAYPHTYQQPPYTVEPQHTSQNYYATETPPAPYNYPNFQSYPSFHETTLPSVTTHQPPFHPTNDGATAPSYSPSASNHPAPMQYQPRDEATHHQVSPAVAAAAAPPASQYMYDSSYQPAVEKIAEAHKAARFAVGALAFDDVSIAVEHLKRALDLLTNPSAETH, encoded by the exons ATGGGGACTGGCGCGGAGCCGGCCAAGGGGCTGCTGCCCTACCTGCAGCGCGCCGACGAGCTGCAGAAGCACGAGCCCCTCGTCGCATACTACT GTCGGCTGTACGCGATGGAGAAGGGGCTGGTGATCCCGCCCAAGGACCGCACCAAGATGACCAACTCCATCCTCGTCTCACTCATCAACCAGCTCGAGAAG GATAAGAAATCTTTGACCTTGGGGCCTGATGACCATCTTCATTTAGAGGGGTTTGCGTCCAGTGTCTTTGCAAAAGCAGATAAACAGGATCGTGCTGGACGCGCTGACAT AAACACTGCAAAAACCTTCTATGCAGCCAGCATCTTTTTTGAGATTCTCAGTCAGTTTGGTGAGGTTCAACCTGAT CTTGAGCAGAAGCAGAAATATGCAATCTGGAAAGCTGCTGAGATAAGGAAAGCTCTCAAAGAAGGTCGCAAGCCTGAAGCTGGCCCTCCTGGTGGGGACAAAGATGAAGCACCTGACAACACCACTACATATGCCCAG GATATTGGGCGAAGCCAGTCTTTCGGAAGCAGCCAGAATGGGAATGGGGCACCATCTCAATCTGTTGACAAG GATTTCAGCAGAAGGGATAGCTTTTCCCCTCTCCAGCCAGGAAATGTACCTTCTCGACAAGGTACAGAGAAGTTCAATGACCATGTCTCTCCCCAAGCACATttctcaccaccaccaccacctcctccagcaTCCGAGTTCTCATCTCCACAGTCCCAGTTCTCACCTCCACCACCTTCATCTTATTCCTCCCCTTCGTACCAAGGAGCAGATTACCCTCCTCCTGATACGCACACACCACACCCCAACTATTCCTCGGCATCGTACCCAACCACGGACTACCCAGCCAACGAAGTCCACAAACCACCATCCAATTATTCCCCACCCCCATACACAAGAACAGACCACCCTTCAGATGACAATTACAACCCCCAGAGCAACGACAAGCCAGACATCTCAGCTTACCCCCACACATACCAGCAGCCACCCTACACGGTCGAACCCCAGCACACCTCTCAGAACTACTATGCCACAGAAACCCCACCCGCTCCTTACAACTACCCAAACTTCCAGTCCTACCCGAGCTTCCACGAGACCACACTGCCCTCCGTCACAACCCACCAGCCTCCGTTTCATCCCACAAATGATGGTGCGACTGCTCCATCATACTCTCCTTCCGCATCAAATCATCCTGCACCGATGCAGTACCAGCCCAGAGATGAGGCTACACATCATCAGGTCAGCCCTgccgttgctgctgctgctgcaccgCCAGCTAGCCAGTATATGTATGACAGCAGCTACCAGCCAGCGGTTGAGAAGATTGCGGAGGCCCACAAGGCTGCGAGGTTTGCGGTTGGAGCTCTTGCATTTGATGATGTGTCTATTGCTGTGGAGCACCTGAAGCGCGCTCTGGATCTCCTGACAAACCCTTCTGCTGAAACTCATTAG